The following proteins are encoded in a genomic region of Arcobacter cloacae:
- a CDS encoding sensor histidine kinase translates to MTKSDMQNITSKLSSKIISSHMTNTSLDTSKLLETKEYKISFYNENKEKIFGNFDDNIDFSKDFLQHEEHFVLVDKSTLGHLGIFYIVIEENLLSEKIKELTINILFIFIFIYSIISLVGFYLAKLFLIPIKDERERLNIFIKDTTHELNTPISAILMSTESTNLTHKQIERVRLSAKRVSEIYKDLTYVFLENHLHEKIINKLSLNTIINEQLKYFEPLASKKRITITTNLEEFEYKINEDDFIRVFNNLVSNSIKYNKISGEIDISLKNKTLTIKDTGIGIREEKIKNIFDRYYRATSEQGGFGIGLNIVSKICKDYNIKIVVDSELNESTTFKLIF, encoded by the coding sequence TTGACAAAATCAGATATGCAAAATATTACTTCAAAATTATCGTCAAAAATAATATCTTCACATATGACAAATACAAGTTTAGATACTAGTAAATTATTAGAAACTAAGGAGTATAAGATTTCTTTTTACAATGAGAATAAAGAGAAAATTTTTGGTAATTTTGATGATAATATAGATTTTTCAAAAGATTTTCTTCAACATGAAGAACATTTTGTATTGGTTGATAAATCAACATTGGGTCATCTTGGAATATTTTATATTGTAATTGAAGAAAACTTATTATCTGAAAAGATAAAAGAATTAACAATTAATATTCTTTTTATTTTTATATTCATTTATTCTATTATTTCTTTAGTTGGATTTTATTTAGCAAAACTTTTTTTAATACCAATAAAAGATGAAAGAGAAAGATTAAATATTTTTATTAAAGATACAACTCATGAACTAAATACACCAATAAGTGCTATTTTAATGTCAACTGAATCTACTAATTTAACTCATAAACAAATTGAAAGAGTTAGATTAAGTGCTAAAAGAGTATCTGAAATTTATAAAGATTTAACATATGTATTTTTGGAAAATCATCTACATGAAAAAATTATAAATAAACTTTCATTGAATACTATAATAAATGAGCAGTTAAAATATTTTGAACCACTTGCATCTAAAAAAAGAATTACAATTACCACAAATTTAGAAGAATTTGAATATAAAATCAATGAAGATGATTTTATAAGAGTTTTTAATAATTTAGTATCTAATTCAATTAAATATAACAAAATAAGTGGAGAAATAGATATATCTTTAAAAAATAAAACTTTAACTATTAAAGATACAGGAATAGGAATTCGAGAAGAAAAAATCAAAAATATTTTCGATAGATATTACAGAGCAACTTCAGAACAAGGTGGTTTTGGAATAGGATTAAATATTGTAAGTAAAATATGTAAAGATTATAATATAAAAATAGTAGTTGATTCAGAATTAAATGAAAGTACAACTTTTAAATTAATTTTTTAA
- a CDS encoding sensor histidine kinase, translating into MNTIINEQLKYFEALASKKRITIRTNLEEFEYKINEDDFIRVFNNLVSNAIKYNKMGGEIDISLRNKILTIKDTGIGIQEEKVKNIFDRYYRATSEQGGFGIGLNIVSKICKDYNIKIVVDSELNESTTFKLIF; encoded by the coding sequence TTGAATACTATAATAAATGAGCAATTAAAGTATTTCGAAGCACTTGCATCTAAAAAAAGAATTACTATTCGCACAAATTTAGAGGAATTTGAATATAAAATTAATGAAGATGATTTTATAAGAGTTTTTAATAATTTAGTTTCTAATGCAATTAAATATAATAAAATGGGTGGAGAAATAGATATATCTTTAAGAAATAAAATTCTAACCATTAAAGATACAGGAATAGGTATTCAAGAAGAAAAAGTAAAAAATATTTTTGATAGGTATTACAGAGCAACTTCAGAACAAGGTGGTTTTGGAATAGGATTAAATATTGTAAGTAAAATATGTAAAGATTATAATATAAAAATAGTAGTTGATTCAGAATTAAATGAAAGTACAACTTTTAAATTAATTTTTTAA